ACAAGACAACAAGTTAGTTGGTTTTGCGGACTTAAATCAGAGAAGATATATTGATAGATTATTCGTTCACAAAGATTACCAAAGGATGGGCATTGCAAGTTTACTGGTAACAACTCTTGAAGCTGAAGCTAAGAAATTAAAGTACAATGAAGTAATGACAGAAGCTAGTATTACTGCTAGAGGTTTTTTTGAAAAAAAGGGGTATGATACCGTTCGAATGCAAGATAAAGAGTTAAGAGGTATGTTTTTTAGGAACTATATTATGAAAAAAGAATTATAAACTACAACTTTTAAATATGATAGAATGGAATCGAAGGCAAATAATACCATGGTAATTTATGGATTTTAAGGTGGTTTCCGTTTGAATAAGAAAAAACGAAGAATATTTGTGGTAATAATTTTAATGTGGTTAGTTTTTGCAGGTACAGATTTCACACTTGCGGCTTTGGATAAGTCGCCGATCTTTGCTCTCCCAATTGTTAAGTACAAAGATGGTGGTTCAGTTGAGTTTTATGGACTAGGGTACAAAGTAATTCGATATGTGAATTTATCTGTTGAAAGTGGCCCAGTGGTTGAAAAAGTGGAATTTGGCACTTGGTTCATGAAGTTTCAGCGATAAATCTAGAATGTATTTTCCCGAACCAAGGTTCGTCTAAGATCCAGCTTGTGCTATCTTTTACGAACCCCATGTTCGGAAAGGAAGTAGTTAGGCGAAATCATTAGCTCGGCAATGGAGGAGTACTATGGAAGATATTTTTGGGATGTTGTCATCGACATTAGATTTAAGGGATACTTATCGGCTCGGTCAAAAGGTTTCCTCAGAGAATTTACTTGAGAATAAGAAGAAAGTGAATCAGATTATTTCGCTAGCAAAGAAAAATGCTAAAAGTGATAAGTGTCTTTATTGTGGAGAGAAGGTCACGAGTTTCTGTAATTCACATACTATACCTGCTTTTATTCTAGAAAATATATCAGTTGAAGGGAACTTGTATAACTTTAATAAGATGATTGGCTCACCTTTAATTAAAGATGAGGATGGTATCAATAGGTCAGGAACTTTTTATGTTATCTGCAGAGATTGTGATAGTAAGGTGTTCGCAGAATACGAAAATCCAGATAAGTACTCTACTGATCCGAGCCATAAGATGCTAGCTCAGATAGCAATGAAAAATTTCTTGAAGAATATTTATAAAAGAAAGCTTGAATTTGAAATATATAAGATAGTTAATGAACAGATGGGACTACCTTATGGTATGTTAGAGCATCAAAGTAATATTATT
The nucleotide sequence above comes from Desulfuribacillus stibiiarsenatis. Encoded proteins:
- a CDS encoding GNAT family N-acetyltransferase, with the translated sequence MEQIEGMDIRPVTDEDLDEVLHLFYQTVHTINAQDYRQDQLDTWAPQHPDKEKWLTSLRSNIAYVIKQDNKLVGFADLNQRRYIDRLFVHKDYQRMGIASLLVTTLEAEAKKLKYNEVMTEASITARGFFEKKGYDTVRMQDKELRGMFFRNYIMKKEL